One Chryseobacterium sp. StRB126 genomic region harbors:
- a CDS encoding 4-alpha-glucanotransferase, giving the protein MKLYFNVGYIVKAGENLQLVIREEGTAAHIHTMFCAENGLWKCEVDYFSRSISYQYRVVNEKGNVLRDEFVQHHLNFPHNYKEFIIYDEWNNKNFPENYLNNKILYNKLHDFSPEKSTILKKHTHLFRLEAPIYNKDWRIVLFGNTASLGNWDYNRVVPLHQTDFGLWEVSIEIPENEGIEFKYCIYDTKENRVIDVETGENRFTVTNPLPDVLQIVSNHYFRFKGYQMYHDAGVAVPVFSLRSEEGFGVGEFSDIKKLADWTKETNLGIIQILPINDTTANYSWTDSYPYAAVSVYALHPQYISLEKLDFSLPKELVKEYEADKEALNALDLIDYEKMIQGKWKYLKAVFHAEKDKIYKDRNFKKFIKDNEYWLVPYSAFCVLRDKYNTPNFNEWKTHKKYIAGKISQFFTTKSKDYDLSMLHAWVQYQLHVQLKDAVDYVHNLGISLKGDLPIGIYRYSVEAWTEPELFGMDFQAGAPPDQFTKLGQNWEFPTYNWEAMKADDYRWWKNRFKALEQYFDAMRIDHILGFFRIWRMPISAVQGILGYFYPAVPIVSDEFKAWQIPFKFDRYCKPFINNEILWKYFAADSGKALVFMDRKEDGTYSFKEEFDTQRKLVDFFKKNPHGPLEEKLVSLCANVLFLPEERKGETVYHPRFNVYNTESYQYLPESEQKSIYDLYHDYFFRRQDHLWYEKAMEKLPMILNATKMLICGEDLGMVPACVPVVMDELAIIALKVQRMPAENIPFYDPRYANYMNVVTASSHDSSTLRQWWKEDPALTQKYFNQQLVQYGKAPAELSPDLAEIIMKQHLYNDAMLAIFPIQEFLATDAKLSNPKMDNERINNPAVFPHYWRYRIHIKLEDLKNQKIFNEKIAHWIKDSGRI; this is encoded by the coding sequence ATGAAGCTATACTTTAATGTAGGATATATTGTAAAAGCCGGAGAAAATCTGCAGTTGGTGATTCGTGAAGAAGGTACTGCAGCTCATATCCATACGATGTTTTGTGCAGAGAATGGTTTGTGGAAATGTGAAGTGGATTATTTTTCCAGATCCATTTCCTATCAGTATAGAGTTGTTAATGAAAAAGGAAATGTTTTAAGAGACGAGTTTGTTCAGCATCATCTTAATTTTCCGCATAACTATAAGGAGTTTATCATTTATGATGAATGGAATAATAAAAACTTTCCTGAGAATTATTTAAATAATAAAATTCTTTACAATAAGCTACACGACTTTAGTCCGGAGAAATCAACAATTTTAAAAAAACATACTCATTTATTCAGACTGGAAGCTCCTATTTATAATAAGGATTGGAGAATTGTATTGTTTGGAAATACGGCATCCTTAGGAAACTGGGATTATAACAGAGTTGTTCCTCTCCATCAGACTGATTTTGGTCTTTGGGAAGTTTCTATAGAAATTCCTGAGAATGAAGGTATCGAATTTAAATATTGTATTTACGATACTAAAGAGAACAGGGTGATAGATGTTGAAACCGGAGAAAACAGATTTACAGTTACTAATCCTTTGCCGGATGTATTACAGATTGTTTCCAATCATTATTTCAGATTTAAGGGGTATCAGATGTATCATGATGCCGGTGTTGCTGTTCCTGTATTTTCTTTAAGAAGCGAAGAAGGATTTGGAGTAGGAGAGTTCTCAGACATCAAAAAACTGGCTGACTGGACAAAGGAAACGAACCTTGGAATTATCCAGATTCTGCCTATCAATGATACTACCGCTAATTATTCGTGGACAGATTCTTATCCCTATGCAGCAGTATCTGTTTATGCTTTACATCCCCAATATATTTCATTAGAAAAACTTGATTTCTCTTTACCGAAAGAACTCGTTAAAGAGTATGAAGCTGATAAAGAAGCTTTAAACGCTCTAGATCTTATCGATTATGAAAAAATGATCCAAGGGAAATGGAAGTACCTGAAAGCTGTTTTTCATGCTGAAAAAGATAAAATCTATAAAGACAGAAACTTTAAAAAGTTCATTAAGGATAATGAATATTGGCTGGTGCCCTATTCGGCATTTTGTGTCTTAAGGGATAAATATAATACTCCTAATTTCAATGAGTGGAAAACTCATAAAAAATATATCGCAGGAAAGATCTCACAGTTTTTTACAACGAAAAGTAAAGACTATGATCTTTCAATGCTTCATGCTTGGGTTCAGTATCAGCTTCATGTTCAGTTGAAGGATGCTGTAGATTACGTACACAATCTAGGAATTTCTTTAAAAGGAGATCTACCTATTGGAATCTACAGATATTCTGTTGAAGCCTGGACTGAACCGGAACTCTTCGGTATGGACTTCCAGGCTGGAGCTCCACCGGATCAGTTTACAAAGCTTGGTCAAAATTGGGAATTCCCTACGTATAATTGGGAAGCCATGAAAGCAGATGATTACAGATGGTGGAAAAACAGATTCAAGGCATTGGAACAGTATTTTGATGCCATGAGAATCGATCACATTTTAGGTTTCTTTAGAATATGGAGAATGCCTATCTCTGCTGTACAAGGTATTTTAGGGTATTTTTATCCTGCTGTTCCTATCGTTTCGGATGAATTTAAGGCCTGGCAGATTCCGTTTAAATTTGATAGATATTGCAAGCCATTCATCAACAATGAAATCTTATGGAAATATTTTGCAGCAGATAGTGGAAAGGCTCTTGTATTTATGGACCGTAAGGAAGATGGAACCTATTCCTTTAAAGAAGAATTTGATACCCAGAGAAAACTGGTAGATTTCTTTAAGAAAAATCCACATGGTCCACTTGAGGAAAAGCTGGTTTCCCTATGCGCTAACGTTTTGTTTTTACCGGAAGAAAGAAAGGGAGAAACGGTTTACCACCCAAGGTTTAATGTTTATAATACAGAATCGTATCAATATTTACCGGAATCTGAACAGAAAAGTATTTATGATTTGTACCACGATTATTTCTTCAGAAGACAAGATCATTTGTGGTATGAAAAAGCAATGGAAAAACTTCCGATGATTTTGAATGCTACGAAAATGCTGATTTGTGGAGAAGACCTGGGTATGGTTCCTGCCTGTGTACCGGTTGTAATGGATGAACTGGCGATTATTGCTCTGAAGGTTCAACGTATGCCCGCAGAGAATATCCCATTCTATGATCCAAGATATGCCAATTATATGAATGTAGTTACTGCTTCTTCTCATGACAGCTCAACGCTGAGACAGTGGTGGAAAGAAGATCCTGCTTTAACGCAAAAATACTTTAATCAACAATTGGTTCAATATGGAAAGGCTCCCGCAGAACTAAGTCCTGATCTGGCGGAAATCATTATGAAACAGCACTTATATAATGACGCTATGTTGGCTATCTTCCCGATTCAGGAATTCCTGGCTACCGATGCAAAACTGTCCAATCCTAAAATGGATAATGAAAGGATTAACAATCCTGCCGTTTTTCCACATTATTGGCGTTATAGAATACATATAAAACTGGAAGATCTTAAGAATCAGAAAATTTTCAATGAAAAGATAGCTCACTGGATAAAAGACAGTGGTAGGATATAA
- a CDS encoding ferritin, with protein sequence MVSEKIAKLINEQIAHEQYAAHYYLSMSAWFSGKDLDGIANYFRVQSKEELMHADKMFDYLNDVGGEIIIGAIPKPPHEFENATDIFEKALAHEKIVTKSIFNIVKNANEEGDFATTSFMQWFINEQVEEEASASQYVTKIKMVCDNPSALYLFDQELSQRVFTPDTTA encoded by the coding sequence ATGGTTAGCGAAAAAATTGCAAAATTAATTAACGAACAAATTGCCCACGAACAATATGCCGCTCATTATTATCTTTCAATGTCTGCTTGGTTTTCAGGAAAAGACCTGGATGGAATTGCGAACTACTTCAGAGTACAGAGCAAAGAAGAATTAATGCATGCAGATAAAATGTTTGATTATTTGAATGACGTAGGAGGAGAAATCATCATTGGAGCAATTCCAAAGCCACCACATGAGTTCGAAAACGCTACAGATATTTTTGAAAAAGCATTGGCACATGAGAAAATTGTAACCAAAAGTATTTTCAATATTGTAAAGAATGCTAATGAAGAAGGAGATTTTGCGACAACATCGTTTATGCAGTGGTTCATCAACGAACAGGTAGAAGAAGAAGCAAGCGCTTCTCAGTATGTTACAAAAATCAAAATGGTTTGCGATAACCCATCTGCATTATACCTTTTTGACCAGGAATTATCTCAGAGAGTATTTACTCCTGATACAACTGCTTAA
- a CDS encoding UvrD-helicase domain-containing protein, which translates to MQNSYTVINASAGSGKTYALVQRLLMICLRYPNQQQSIRNILALTFTNKAANEMKERILSWLGNFSAGNYAENADLKNIQKAFEEQGLKITIDELHHRSKRLLDYILHNYSTLNIGTIDRFNSRLVRSFSYELGLAKNFNLEIEAEPFLIEAVDKMLDQIGENDTISNSFMDYVDYSLENNERINLNKNLYDSAKEFVKDIHYEHLKNNDSFDDTNYENIKNTLRKEIVLNKKQAAELATASIELFKSRNIDIEDFAQGKNGIGGFFTKVIDFYQQKRAGFPFPTTQEESVINNYRKGASSKSKHKEAEIFEILDQLIENRMKLILLYIETQKKEKVLSALLPLKVNKDIQDELKKIEEENDLVLLSKFNILINENLKNEPSAFIYEKVGAQFQHYFFDEFQDTSELQWQNFVPLRDHSVSTEYTSFTLVGDPKQSIYRFRGGESKLMLDIINKKEFSPKEADLLVLKDNWRSARNIVQFNNELYQYHSLELEEEHKNIFGADAEQTPKSKIDGRVKVNLIENLTNEEFYDDTSESMRKDIQECLDNGFKFSDITILCRGNFDIFSYSQKLGNLKVNYHGEETNIKTISDKGLTLELSNTLKAVIEFLRWEINPKNKPCLIMMMYYLNTLGKIHMADFTLEMKEILDIEGHEEILQFIQQKYSLQLKQDHFPRFNLYNFIEYYINEFSVENKETDFLLNFLEMLFNFTQNAGASTKEFLKYWDEEASSYTIQASENIDAIQIMTIHKSKGLEFPIVFIPMMNKNRDSEFTNWFETNESDALKSVNINQFSKNLEVYDEEIQKFNKKNSYKNLIDRLCLQYVATTRPVEQLFFYLQKANKTSNNLELLEFIQTKNTENADSFDLYEVKPEMLKKHSKTKTSSFKTQNIQNLKNVNEKSTSIKIATPSKNYQVRNEKVRIGLFVHELLSKINTEKDINKVLEGYALEGQITLEEKNEIQITLQEIVKTYSEFFDEKWEVINEKDIMISENGESHISRPDRILKSEEGYIIVDFKTGEEKGKDEDQVQGYKNILERLGKKVLKTQIIYL; encoded by the coding sequence ATGCAAAATTCTTATACAGTCATCAATGCTTCTGCCGGTTCCGGGAAAACATATGCCCTGGTTCAGCGACTTCTGATGATCTGTCTCCGCTATCCTAATCAACAGCAATCGATCAGGAATATTCTCGCTCTGACCTTTACGAATAAAGCCGCCAACGAGATGAAGGAAAGGATTTTGTCATGGTTAGGAAATTTCTCAGCAGGTAATTATGCAGAGAATGCTGATCTTAAAAATATTCAGAAGGCTTTTGAGGAACAGGGCTTAAAAATCACTATTGATGAGCTGCATCATCGGTCTAAAAGACTTCTGGATTATATTCTTCATAACTATTCCACTTTAAATATCGGAACGATTGACCGTTTTAATTCACGATTGGTGAGAAGCTTTTCTTATGAATTGGGACTGGCAAAAAATTTCAATCTTGAAATTGAAGCTGAACCGTTTCTGATTGAGGCTGTGGATAAAATGCTGGATCAGATTGGTGAAAATGATACGATCTCTAATTCTTTCATGGATTATGTGGACTACAGCCTTGAAAACAATGAAAGGATCAATCTTAACAAAAACCTTTATGATTCGGCAAAAGAGTTTGTAAAAGATATTCACTATGAGCATCTGAAAAACAACGATAGTTTTGATGATACCAATTATGAAAACATCAAAAATACGCTTCGTAAAGAAATTGTTCTGAACAAAAAGCAGGCGGCAGAACTTGCTACAGCATCTATTGAGTTATTCAAATCCAGAAATATTGACATTGAAGATTTTGCGCAGGGGAAAAACGGAATCGGAGGTTTCTTTACCAAAGTGATTGATTTTTACCAACAGAAAAGAGCCGGTTTTCCTTTTCCTACTACACAGGAAGAATCTGTCATTAACAATTACAGGAAAGGTGCTTCTTCAAAATCTAAACATAAAGAAGCCGAAATTTTTGAAATTCTGGATCAGCTTATTGAAAACAGAATGAAACTTATTCTTCTGTATATCGAAACTCAGAAGAAAGAAAAAGTCTTATCTGCCTTGCTTCCTTTAAAGGTTAATAAGGATATTCAGGATGAGCTGAAGAAAATTGAAGAAGAGAATGATCTTGTTCTTTTATCAAAGTTTAATATACTCATCAATGAAAATCTTAAAAATGAACCGTCTGCCTTTATTTATGAAAAGGTAGGAGCACAGTTCCAGCATTATTTTTTTGATGAGTTTCAGGATACATCAGAATTGCAGTGGCAGAATTTTGTTCCGTTGAGAGATCATAGTGTCTCCACTGAATATACTTCTTTTACCCTTGTAGGGGATCCAAAGCAAAGTATCTATAGATTCCGTGGCGGAGAAAGTAAACTGATGCTGGATATCATCAATAAAAAAGAATTTTCTCCTAAGGAAGCGGATCTTCTGGTTCTTAAAGATAACTGGAGAAGTGCCAGAAATATTGTACAGTTTAACAATGAGCTGTATCAATACCATTCTCTGGAGCTGGAAGAGGAACATAAAAATATTTTCGGAGCAGATGCTGAACAAACTCCGAAGTCTAAGATTGACGGACGTGTAAAAGTAAATCTGATCGAAAATCTTACCAATGAAGAGTTTTATGATGATACATCGGAGAGCATGCGAAAAGATATCCAGGAATGCCTAGATAATGGATTTAAGTTCTCAGATATTACGATTCTATGCCGTGGAAATTTTGATATTTTCAGCTATTCTCAAAAATTGGGAAATTTAAAGGTCAATTATCATGGTGAGGAAACCAATATTAAAACCATTTCTGATAAAGGTCTTACGCTGGAACTTTCCAACACCTTAAAAGCCGTTATTGAGTTTCTAAGATGGGAAATTAATCCGAAGAATAAGCCTTGTCTTATTATGATGATGTATTATCTGAATACTTTGGGGAAAATTCACATGGCAGATTTTACGTTGGAAATGAAGGAAATTCTGGACATTGAAGGTCATGAAGAAATTCTTCAGTTTATACAGCAAAAATATTCGTTACAATTGAAGCAGGATCATTTTCCGAGATTCAATCTTTATAACTTTATAGAGTATTATATCAATGAATTTTCTGTAGAAAATAAGGAAACGGACTTCCTGCTTAACTTTTTGGAAATGCTCTTCAATTTCACACAAAATGCAGGGGCAAGTACTAAAGAATTTTTAAAATATTGGGATGAAGAAGCTTCTTCCTACACCATTCAGGCTTCTGAAAATATAGATGCCATACAGATTATGACGATCCACAAATCTAAGGGATTGGAGTTTCCTATCGTTTTTATTCCTATGATGAATAAAAACCGGGACAGCGAATTTACCAATTGGTTTGAGACGAATGAGAGTGATGCTTTAAAATCCGTTAACATCAACCAATTCAGTAAGAATCTGGAGGTGTATGATGAGGAAATTCAAAAGTTCAATAAAAAGAATTCATATAAAAACCTTATTGACAGGCTCTGTTTGCAGTATGTAGCAACAACAAGACCTGTTGAGCAGTTATTTTTCTACCTTCAGAAGGCTAATAAAACGTCAAATAATCTTGAGCTTTTAGAATTTATTCAGACCAAAAACACGGAAAATGCTGATTCATTTGATCTGTATGAGGTGAAACCTGAAATGTTGAAAAAACATTCAAAAACAAAGACGTCATCTTTTAAAACTCAGAACATCCAGAATCTGAAAAACGTCAATGAAAAGAGTACTTCTATCAAAATTGCCACTCCGTCAAAAAACTATCAGGTACGAAACGAGAAAGTAAGAATCGGGCTTTTTGTACACGAGCTTCTATCTAAGATTAATACTGAAAAAGATATTAACAAAGTATTGGAAGGCTATGCTTTGGAAGGTCAGATTACACTGGAAGAAAAGAATGAAATACAGATCACTTTGCAGGAAATAGTCAAAACATATTCTGAATTCTTTGATGAAAAGTGGGAAGTTATCAATGAAAAGGATATCATGATCTCTGAAAATGGAGAAAGTCATATTTCAAGACCAGACCGTATTCTAAAAAGCGAAGAAGGCTATATTATTGTAGACTTTAAAACCGGCGAAGAGAAAGGTAAGGATGAAGACCAAGTACAGGGATATAAAAATATTCTGGAAAGATTAGGTAAAAAAGTTCTGAAAACACAGATCATTTATCTGTAA
- a CDS encoding carboxypeptidase-like regulatory domain-containing protein encodes MKFKLLLFLSLIFFIHSNAQSYIFGKVVSESGAEMPEVSVVNIRTDEMVLSNGDGHFMISGKAGDELRFIKAGYERVVKKVSQENVQSSMNISLVRSTIQIPEVEVKQGLTGNLKIDSRIYNKPKKVEKLLADLGKYMVQKSDPRILAAKPGEFVQPRGEGFMIGKANNKWDDIDFMKYIRASLGDDYFTDLKIEKPLIEHFISYVFAGGFERKKILKYGFCSDEDLNRFQRFVLTRISSYRAAKTQR; translated from the coding sequence GTGAAATTCAAATTACTTCTTTTCTTATCTCTGATTTTTTTCATTCATTCCAATGCCCAAAGTTATATCTTCGGAAAAGTGGTTTCTGAAAGTGGTGCTGAAATGCCGGAGGTGAGTGTAGTCAATATCCGGACCGATGAAATGGTACTTTCAAACGGAGATGGTCATTTTATGATTTCTGGAAAAGCAGGAGATGAATTACGATTTATAAAAGCCGGATATGAGAGAGTTGTGAAGAAAGTTTCTCAGGAAAATGTACAATCTTCTATGAATATTAGCCTTGTTCGGTCAACCATTCAGATTCCGGAGGTAGAAGTAAAACAGGGTCTTACCGGAAATCTTAAAATAGATTCAAGGATTTACAATAAACCTAAAAAAGTTGAAAAGTTATTGGCAGATCTAGGAAAATACATGGTACAGAAGTCCGATCCGAGAATTCTTGCAGCAAAACCGGGCGAATTTGTTCAGCCAAGAGGAGAAGGATTTATGATTGGAAAAGCAAACAATAAGTGGGATGATATTGATTTTATGAAATACATCAGAGCGAGTTTGGGAGATGATTATTTTACCGATCTTAAAATAGAAAAGCCATTGATAGAGCATTTTATTTCCTATGTTTTTGCCGGTGGTTTCGAAAGAAAGAAGATTTTAAAATATGGCTTCTGCAGTGATGAAGACCTGAACAGATTTCAACGTTTTGTTCTAACAAGAATATCCTCTTACCGTGCTGCAAAGACTCAAAGATAA
- a CDS encoding carboxypeptidase-like regulatory domain-containing protein — protein sequence MDYNFKNRIREYWKKGFIFLVILCSNLLFSQQMVTGRIIDDEGENLSAVTIVNMSTDKKAYSNSQGIFSIEANPNDELRFVKEDFRRASRRVLTDGVNDQLLITLFQIPKDIGEVKIVKKLSGDLEQDSRIVAKTDKGEQVKQAVGLPEPVGKMREKPAEVKSVLLPMLLGNLNVQGAYDLISGKARKQKRQYRYDDLQEHIAWVRSRVDDDYFVKAGIPADKISEFIEFSFAAKPQVRTYVKARNLSGVLLRMEEVIPVFIERLNNSHK from the coding sequence TTGGATTATAACTTTAAAAATAGAATAAGAGAGTATTGGAAAAAAGGATTTATTTTCCTTGTGATACTGTGCAGTAATCTCTTGTTTTCTCAACAGATGGTAACCGGGCGAATTATTGATGATGAAGGGGAGAATTTGAGTGCTGTAACCATTGTTAATATGTCTACGGATAAAAAAGCATATTCCAATTCACAAGGAATATTTTCCATTGAAGCCAATCCTAATGATGAGCTGAGATTTGTAAAAGAAGATTTCAGAAGAGCTTCCAGGCGGGTTCTTACGGATGGGGTTAATGATCAATTGTTGATAACTCTTTTTCAGATTCCCAAAGATATCGGGGAAGTGAAGATTGTAAAAAAGCTTTCCGGTGATCTGGAGCAGGATTCCAGGATTGTTGCGAAAACAGATAAAGGAGAACAGGTAAAACAGGCTGTTGGCCTTCCTGAACCTGTAGGAAAAATGCGGGAGAAACCGGCAGAAGTGAAAAGTGTTCTTTTACCCATGTTGCTAGGAAACCTTAATGTACAGGGAGCTTATGATCTGATAAGCGGTAAGGCAAGAAAGCAGAAAAGACAATACAGATATGATGACCTGCAGGAACACATTGCCTGGGTTCGGAGCAGAGTAGACGATGATTATTTTGTCAAAGCCGGAATTCCCGCCGATAAAATTTCGGAATTTATTGAATTTTCATTTGCAGCGAAACCTCAGGTTCGTACGTACGTAAAAGCCAGAAATCTGTCGGGAGTTCTTTTGAGGATGGAAGAAGTTATCCCGGTTTTTATTGAAAGACTCAATAATAGCCATAAATAG
- a CDS encoding SIMPL domain-containing protein produces MNKNIIAVAIGALGFILGLSFLGNAIKNRNKSENTIAVTGLGSKQFTSDLITWSGSFSKNNSDLKSAYDELALDKKVINDYLISKGIKQNEIVFSSVDIQKQFRSYNDSNGNSIQGEFSGYNLTQNVSIESKEVGKIENLSRNITEIINRGIEFTSSSPSYFYTKLATVKQEMIASATKDAKERAEKIAENSGSSLGNLKKATMGVIQITAPNSNEDYSYGGTFNTSSKEKEASITIKLEYEVN; encoded by the coding sequence ATGAATAAAAATATTATTGCAGTAGCCATAGGAGCATTGGGGTTTATTCTTGGCCTCAGTTTTTTGGGAAATGCAATCAAAAACAGGAATAAATCTGAAAATACAATTGCCGTAACAGGTTTAGGATCCAAACAGTTTACTTCTGACTTGATTACGTGGTCAGGAAGTTTTTCTAAGAATAATTCCGATCTGAAGTCAGCTTACGATGAACTAGCCCTGGATAAAAAAGTGATTAATGATTATTTGATTTCAAAGGGAATAAAACAGAATGAAATTGTATTTTCTTCTGTAGATATTCAGAAACAGTTCAGAAGCTATAATGATTCTAATGGGAATTCTATACAGGGAGAATTTTCTGGTTATAACCTGACCCAAAATGTATCTATCGAAAGTAAGGAAGTAGGCAAAATTGAAAACCTTTCAAGAAATATCACTGAAATTATCAACCGGGGAATTGAGTTCACCTCTTCTTCACCTTCCTATTTTTATACCAAATTGGCCACTGTAAAGCAGGAGATGATTGCCAGTGCAACAAAAGATGCGAAAGAACGCGCTGAAAAAATTGCGGAAAACTCCGGAAGCAGTTTAGGAAATCTTAAAAAAGCAACCATGGGAGTTATTCAGATTACGGCTCCGAACTCAAATGAAGACTATTCTTATGGTGGAACGTTCAATACCTCTTCCAAAGAAAAAGAAGCCAGCATTACTATAAAACTAGAATACGAAGTAAACTAA